From one Triticum urartu cultivar G1812 chromosome 3, Tu2.1, whole genome shotgun sequence genomic stretch:
- the LOC125544332 gene encoding zinc finger A20 and AN1 domain-containing stress-associated protein 2-like, with product MEQRSKNPDQLPLPCASGCGFFGSPDTGGLCSKCFRDSLRRAEAQAQLQASAEPQAAAATSKEAEEEGARRAKARGRCASCGRKVGLMGFECRCGGVFCGEHRYSDRHDCCYDYRGAGRDAISQANPVVRADKVDKF from the coding sequence ATGGAGCAGCGGAGCAAGAATCCGGATCAGCTCCCGCTCCCCTGCGCCAGCGGCTGCGGCTTCTTCGGCTCCCCGGACACTGGCGGCCTCTGCTCCAAGTGCTTCCGCGACAGCCTCCGCCGCGCCGAGGCCCAGGCCCAGCTGCAGGCGTCCGCGGAGCcccaagcggcggcggcgacgtccaaggaggcggaggaggagggggcgagGAGGGCAAAGGCAAGGGGCAGGTGCGCGTCGTGCGGGAGGAAGGTGGGCCTGATGGGGTTCGAGTGCCGGTGCGGCGGCGTGTTCTGCGGCGAGCACCGCTACTCGGACCGGCACGACTGCTGCTACGACTACAGGGGCGCCGGCCGCGACGCCATCTCCCAGGCCAACCCCGTCGTCAGGGCTGACAAGGTCGACAAGTTCTGA